The Limnothrix sp. FACHB-406 nucleotide sequence CATTGAAAACAAAGGGGTACATTCCATTTGGTACCGATACTTTTTTGCTAACGGATGCTAACAAATACATAAGTTGAGATGGTCTCTCAACCAAGGCGTATCAACCAATGCCCGCAGGAAAATCCCACGAGCACCATTTAGATCCCGATTCATTGATCGCCCATCAACCTTCGACTTGATGACCCGAGAGCCGCCAATCTTCACGATTTCACCTGTCCACGAAACAGTTTTAGATGTGTAGGCTTCGTTAATGTTGGTCAAAGCAATTTTGCCCAACTCCCAAGCTTTCCACTCTAGATGTTTCTTGAACTGGTA carries:
- a CDS encoding zinc ribbon domain-containing protein: RFLTENFDVILLPSFESSQMVSKSRRKIKSKTVRQMLTLSHYQFKKHLEWKAWELGKIALTNINEAYTSKTVSWTGEIVKIGGSRVIKSKVDGRSMNRDLNGARGIFLRALVDTPWLRDHLNLCIC